A window of the Nycticebus coucang isolate mNycCou1 chromosome 3, mNycCou1.pri, whole genome shotgun sequence genome harbors these coding sequences:
- the LOC128580484 gene encoding uncharacterized LOC729966 homolog isoform X1, which translates to MAGPQLPRFLLLALVLLLKIDGNSFTTTDTSTGWSASSPNSGKESSSVSLAPTDMTSEDSSVSLAPTDMTSEDSFVSLAPTDMTSEASSMSLAPTDMTSEDSSVSLAPTDMTSEDSSVSLAPTDKTSEDSSVSLAPTDKTSEDSFVSLAPTDKTLEASSVSLAPTDKILEASSMSLVPTVKTSEPPGPGDIVVPELHRNPGVVVIVCLLVSILLIGSVIMAVRCCHQRKPEFQKLEEVSMGSVSARSSFAHPSPNGVNPP; encoded by the exons ATGGCGGGCCCCCAGCTGCCTCGGTTTCTGCTTCTGGCTCTGGTGCTGCTATTGAAAATTGACGGGAATTCCTTTACTACCACTGACACCTCTACAG gctggagtgcatctTCCCCCAACTCAGGAAAGGAGTCCTCTTCTGTGTCCTTGGCCCCCACTGACATGACCTCGGAGGACTCTTCCGTGTCCTTGGCCCCCACTGACATGACCTCGGAGGACTCTTTCGTGTCCTTGGCCCCCACTGACATGACCTCGGAGGCCTCTTCCATGTCCTTGGCCCCCACTGACATGACCTCGGAGGACTCTTCTGTGTCCTTGGCCCCCACTGACATGACCTCGGAGGACTCTTCCGTGTCCTTGGCCCCCACTGACAAGACCTCGGAGGACTCTTCCGTGTCGTTGGCCCCCACTGACAAGACCTCGGAGGACTCTTTCGTGTCGTTGGCCCCCACTGACAAGACCTTGGAGGCCTCTTCCGTGTCATTGGCCCCCACTGACAAGATCCTGGAAGCCTCTTCCATGTCTTTGGTGCCCACTGTCAAGACTTCTGAGCCTCCTGGCCCAG GTGACATTGTGGTCCCTGAGTTACACAGGAACCCAGGTGTAGTGGTGATCGTGTGTTTGTTGGTGTCTATTTTACTCATCGGGTCGGTGATCATGGCTGTGAGGTGCTGCCATCAGAGAAAGCCTGAGTTTCAGAAGCTAGAAGAGGTGTCCATG GGATCCGTGAGTGCAAGATCATCCTTTGCCCACCCATCACCCAATGGAGTGAACCCACCATGA
- the LOC128580484 gene encoding uncharacterized LOC729966 homolog isoform X2: MAGPQLPRFLLLALVLLLKIDGNSFTTTDTSTGWSASSPNSGKESSSVSLAPTDMTSEDSSVSLAPTDMTSEDSFVSLAPTDMTSEASSMSLAPTDMTSEDSSVSLAPTDMTSEDSSVSLAPTDKTSEDSSVSLAPTDKTSEDSFVSLAPTDKTLEASSVSLAPTDKILEASSMSLVPTVKTSEPPGPGDIVVPELHRNPGVVVIVCLLVSILLIGSVIMAVRCCHQRKPEFQKLEEVSMVRDP, encoded by the exons ATGGCGGGCCCCCAGCTGCCTCGGTTTCTGCTTCTGGCTCTGGTGCTGCTATTGAAAATTGACGGGAATTCCTTTACTACCACTGACACCTCTACAG gctggagtgcatctTCCCCCAACTCAGGAAAGGAGTCCTCTTCTGTGTCCTTGGCCCCCACTGACATGACCTCGGAGGACTCTTCCGTGTCCTTGGCCCCCACTGACATGACCTCGGAGGACTCTTTCGTGTCCTTGGCCCCCACTGACATGACCTCGGAGGCCTCTTCCATGTCCTTGGCCCCCACTGACATGACCTCGGAGGACTCTTCTGTGTCCTTGGCCCCCACTGACATGACCTCGGAGGACTCTTCCGTGTCCTTGGCCCCCACTGACAAGACCTCGGAGGACTCTTCCGTGTCGTTGGCCCCCACTGACAAGACCTCGGAGGACTCTTTCGTGTCGTTGGCCCCCACTGACAAGACCTTGGAGGCCTCTTCCGTGTCATTGGCCCCCACTGACAAGATCCTGGAAGCCTCTTCCATGTCTTTGGTGCCCACTGTCAAGACTTCTGAGCCTCCTGGCCCAG GTGACATTGTGGTCCCTGAGTTACACAGGAACCCAGGTGTAGTGGTGATCGTGTGTTTGTTGGTGTCTATTTTACTCATCGGGTCGGTGATCATGGCTGTGAGGTGCTGCCATCAGAGAAAGCCTGAGTTTCAGAAGCTAGAAGAGGTGTCCATGGTGAG GGATCCGTGA